In Acinetobacter pittii, one genomic interval encodes:
- the yddG gene encoding aromatic amino acid DMT transporter YddG: MISKRNATLIGLIAVLLWSSIVGLIRSVSESLGATGGAAMMYSVASVFLLISIGFPKLSEFPKRYLIWGSLLFVSYELCLALSIGYSNTNRQAIEVGMVNYLWPALTMVAAILFNNQKSNWLIIPGFVIAILGICWVLGGEQGLDLASMLENIKDNPLSYGLAFIGALIWATYCTVTARIANGKNGVTLFFILTALVLWVKYLLIGGAPMVFDFHAVIYLVLAAAAMGFGYAAWNVGILHGNVTILAGASYFIPVFSAALAAIVLQTPLSMSFWQGAAMVCIGSVLCWLATRQKR; encoded by the coding sequence ATGATAAGCAAGAGAAATGCAACGTTAATAGGGCTCATCGCTGTTTTGCTATGGAGTTCTATTGTTGGATTAATTCGTAGTGTAAGCGAAAGCTTGGGAGCAACTGGTGGTGCAGCCATGATGTATAGCGTTGCCTCTGTCTTTCTCCTGATTAGCATTGGATTTCCAAAACTGAGTGAATTCCCTAAGCGCTATTTAATTTGGGGAAGTCTATTATTTGTGTCCTATGAGTTATGTCTTGCCTTATCTATTGGTTATTCAAATACCAATCGCCAAGCCATTGAAGTGGGAATGGTGAATTATTTATGGCCAGCTTTAACCATGGTCGCAGCTATTTTATTTAATAATCAAAAATCTAACTGGTTAATAATTCCCGGATTTGTGATTGCCATTTTGGGAATCTGCTGGGTACTTGGGGGTGAGCAAGGACTTGATTTGGCAAGTATGCTCGAAAATATAAAAGATAATCCGCTCAGTTATGGGCTGGCTTTTATCGGTGCATTAATTTGGGCGACATATTGCACGGTAACTGCAAGAATCGCCAACGGAAAAAATGGTGTAACACTCTTTTTTATACTTACAGCGCTGGTGTTATGGGTGAAATACCTCCTCATTGGCGGGGCGCCAATGGTATTTGACTTCCATGCTGTGATCTATCTTGTGCTTGCTGCTGCGGCAATGGGTTTTGGCTATGCCGCATGGAACGTCGGGATATTGCATGGCAATGTAACGATTCTGGCAGGTGCGTCTTATTTTATACCTGTGTTTTCAGCAGCTCTGGCAGCAATCGTTTTACAAACACCGCTTTCAATGTCGTTTTGGCAGGGGGCAGCTATGGTATGCATCGGCTCGGTTTTATGTTGGCTTGCCACGCGGCAGAAGCGTTAA